DNA from Massilia antarctica:
ATGTGGTTGACGGCGGCGATATGCCGCCATGATGGATTTGCCGCGTCCGCCTTGCCGCGCCTACTTGATGTAGACCCCGCCGCACACGACCAGGTCTTCGTACGGTTGGCAGTACATGGCTTTCGGTTCGGTTTTCTTGCTCAGGGGATTGGTGAACTTGTACTCTTGCCAGAACGGTGCGTTTTTCCTGGCCAACTCGATGCGTTCGCGCACGAATTCCTTGCCGTCTACATCCTTGATTTCCATGAGGTTACGGTTGATCATTTTAAGATTGGCGCCGTGCGCGCGCACCACGCCGTCAGTGCCGTAGATGGTGATGTAGAGGTCGCGGTCGGTGAAGGGGCCATCCTTGCGGTTGATTTCGGCGTAGGTATTGTCCCTGCCGTTGGTCTTGATGTAGGCAACGGTTTTCTTCACCATCGCCTCGGCCTCCGGCTTGGTGACGAGCTGGTCGGCGGCGGCCGGCAGGACAAACGTCGTGCACACGATTAGCGGCAACAAGATGCGCACGCAAACGGCTGGAAGGATGTACATTGAATCTCCTTGGAAAAAGCGCCCCGGTGGCGCAAGGTTCACGCTAGCAGTCACGCGGCCGCGGCGGTACGCTCAGTACTGCTAGTGGCCAACCATCGTGCCGAATCCGCTGGCGGCGCCCGACCGCAAAGACCCGATGAAAAAGCACCTGCTCATGCCCCTGGCCTGCCTGGCCACCGCTTCGGCCCGCGCGGCCGACGACGCCTTGCGCAAGCGTGCGCGATGCGCAAGAATGGCTCTTTCTTACAAGGAGGCCGGGCATGACGTGCCGGTCCTGTTCACATGATCATGCCCGTGCATGCTGTTTTCATCGCGCTGCTGGTGTCCGGCGCGGCCACGCCGGCGGCACGCGCCGCGCCGGTCAGCCAGTGTTTCGGCAGCGCGAGCAAGGGGCGCCTCGAAGGCGGCGTGAAACTGCCGCCGGCGGGGCCGAATTTTTCCGCGTACAGTGCCGCGGCCGTCGCCGCCGGCCGCACCCATGTCCATGCGACGGTGGCAGACATCATCCTGGCCGCGTACGCAGGTGTGAAAACGTCCAATCCCTCGGCCAGATATGTGTACGGTGAGACCGGCCTGCGGGAGGGCGGGCCCTTCGCGCCACATAAAACCCACCAGAACGGGCTGTCGGTGGATTTTTTTGTGCCGGTGCGCGATGCGCGCGGCGCTGCGGCATCGCTGCCCTCCAGCGCGCAAAACCGCTACGGCTACGACATCGAATTCGACGCCACCGGCCGCTATCAGGATTACCGCATCGACTTCGCCGCGCTCGCCGAGCATCTGTATCAGCTCGACGTGGCCGCGAAGGCGCACGGTGCCGCACTGGCACTGGTGATCGTCGATCCGCGCTTCATGCCGGCGCTGCTGGCCACCGGGCGCGGTCCGTGGCTGCGCGCGCATCTGCCGTTCATGAAGGGCAAACCGTGGGTGCGCCACGACGAGCACTATCACGTCGACTTCAGGCTCGCCTGCGCGCCGCTCGGCACAGCGGTCGGTACGAACGTGGCGCCATGACGCGCGCCATTGGCCGCATCGTACCGGCCGCCGTGGCCGTGGCGAGCGCCCGGTTCGCCGCTCGTGATGAAGGAGCTGTTCGGCTGGCTGAGCGCTGCCGGCTCGGGCACGCTTGCTGTTTCTTATTTCTGCGAAGTCAATGATCACTCCTGCAAAATATTGCTCGAACATCATCACCTGCTGGTTGCGCCAAGGTCGTCGGGCCCGGGTGCGTTTACTCACGGGATGTCGCTGAAAACTCACGGTACGGCGGTATTGCATCGCCTCCCGGAATGTTTCCTTTCTTTCATGACATGAAAATGATACTCTTCGCTATTATGCGAAAAACATCATTCCGACTGCCGCCAGTCACCATCGACACACTATGAACAAGAAAAAGTTGGGAATCATCGTTGCCGGCGTCGCCTTGTGCGCTGCCGCCGTGGCCGGTTACGCCATGTTTGGCTGGAAGCGCCTGCACCATGGCCAGGCCCTGAGCCTGGACCTGTCGCAGCCCGATGCGCTGATCGTGACCAGGAGCCTGTCCTCGCTGCCGCGCGACCTGCTCACCATTGCGCTGGCGCGCGACGTGCTGCGCGAGGACTTCGTCTTTTATTATGAGCAGAACGGCGACAAACTGGGCCTGCAAGGCACCCTGCGCCGCATCGCCTACGAACATGAACTGGGCTGGGGCGACCAGATGATCCGCATGGTACTCGACGAGCCGGCCGACGTGGCGCTGTGGCGCGAGGAAGACGGTTCGCTCAAATACTTCGCCATCGCCGTCTCGCGCAACAGCATGACGCGCCTGCTCGAACAAGCCGGCAAGGTCGCGCTCAAGGACACGCAGATGAAGCTGGCCGGCGAAATCCGGGTCGATGGCGACAAGGTGCCGGTGTATTCGCTCAATTATGCCCACCAGCGCACCTTGCTGATCGCCGCGCGCGGCTCGCGCATGGTGATCCTGTCCGATCCGGGCATGCTGTTCGGCGCTGACGGCAAGGCTGACGGCAAGGCCGAAACGACGGTGGCCGGCCTGCTCGCCGCCGATCCGAAGAAACAGCAAGTGTTGCGCCAGCAGTTTCATCTCGACGCCCAGCCTACCGATGGCCACAGCGTGGCGGTCAAGGCCGACGTGCTGGCGTTCGGCTATCAGCCTTTCTTCGGCGCGCTGGACGCGCTGCGCTTCGATTTC
Protein-coding regions in this window:
- a CDS encoding DUF2138 family protein; amino-acid sequence: MNKKKLGIIVAGVALCAAAVAGYAMFGWKRLHHGQALSLDLSQPDALIVTRSLSSLPRDLLTIALARDVLREDFVFYYEQNGDKLGLQGTLRRIAYEHELGWGDQMIRMVLDEPADVALWREEDGSLKYFAIAVSRNSMTRLLEQAGKVALKDTQMKLAGEIRVDGDKVPVYSLNYAHQRTLLIAARGSRMVILSDPGMLFGADGKADGKAETTVAGLLAADPKKQQVLRQQFHLDAQPTDGHSVAVKADVLAFGYQPFFGALDALRFDFSKGQWQTRALVDAGKLAAGGYDNRALWPVLPHNPAACFALPTNWTEMKPVLGEVDASALAAQLSGPAAVCWYGSSRLYTPLVVATRKAGGSDEPFGALFKAAIGNKKSGAVEKSAGANGATLWQREVATGIGAQHPTLAVSGQTVLFSPDRKLVEQALAVSRKQAPAIADRLNDPSRTVGLIAPASLAELIRKEAFDALPSAREPVLRAAADAHLVPRLNALKKYPPYRLVLKSLPASGMSWQPVEWQAMEK
- a CDS encoding penicillin-insensitive murein endopeptidase yields the protein MPVHAVFIALLVSGAATPAARAAPVSQCFGSASKGRLEGGVKLPPAGPNFSAYSAAAVAAGRTHVHATVADIILAAYAGVKTSNPSARYVYGETGLREGGPFAPHKTHQNGLSVDFFVPVRDARGAAASLPSSAQNRYGYDIEFDATGRYQDYRIDFAALAEHLYQLDVAAKAHGAALALVIVDPRFMPALLATGRGPWLRAHLPFMKGKPWVRHDEHYHVDFRLACAPLGTAVGTNVAP
- a CDS encoding cache domain-containing protein, which gives rise to MYILPAVCVRILLPLIVCTTFVLPAAADQLVTKPEAEAMVKKTVAYIKTNGRDNTYAEINRKDGPFTDRDLYITIYGTDGVVRAHGANLKMINRNLMEIKDVDGKEFVRERIELARKNAPFWQEYKFTNPLSKKTEPKAMYCQPYEDLVVCGGVYIK